Below is a genomic region from Cottoperca gobio chromosome 24, fCotGob3.1, whole genome shotgun sequence.
TATGGCAGGGAAATGCtaagaaaatattgaaatgcTTAATGTGTCTTTTCAAGCAAACCCCCCAAAAAGAACACCTGTAGTGAAATAAGTACGAAGGCTCACGTCAACCAAACGCTGCAGTTTTCCATTCAGCTAGTGTTTGTCTGCTCATCTATTACATTACAAAGCAACTTTAAGAACAGCAAATACATTGCGTTAAATCATAAGCCAGGACATTCTCTTCAGCTTAGTAATGTTCCAGTTTTTGGAATAAAAGGGATTAAAAGCAGCCCATATTGGAAAATATCCAAAACCCCAGCCATGAACCAAAACCAAGCCGAACAAACTTACAAGTGGAGAAACAAAGTGACGACCACAGGCAAGGCAAAGAGGCAGACGAAGGAAGAGCTAGCAAACAGAttcacagacaggtaaacagacaatAAACAAGCAGTGCAGTAAACAGTCAACAAACAATGAGCATGCGGTGCAGTTCAGAGGCCAAACTCAGCCAATACCTTCCTTAAGAGCTAAAGCGTCAGTCAATGTAACCATGTGGTCCATTTCCATTCCTGAGGATTCCTCTGTCAGAGAAGTAGAACAAGCTGTAGCATCACATGATCATGTACACATTTCTGAGCtggcacacacacccacgtaTCCATAGACAAACCTACTTGAATATATACTGCAGATACGAGCACTATTGCATATTTTGACACTATTGCAAAATAATTTCTGTCCCGATTTTCTCTATTTCAAGACTTTACAAGGAAACATTTTTCTATCTGTTtcagtttgctgtgtgtgtgtttgaggttgTTCATGTTCCTGCAGGACTAATAATGAGCACTGTAAGGTACAGAGCTGCCTTAgtgggattattattattattattattattattattattattattattattattattattttgtagtATGTTGTTACAGTGGGGAAAGTttaatattatactgtatatatatcagCATCACTATGGTTCTTTCtcaagtaaaaagaaatatttgaaGGATCCACACACCAAAAATCTATTCACGGCTTGGCAAGATTATTAGCCCCAAACCAAATATTGAATCAGTTGCCCCAAATGTACACATCCAGTTCCTCAGTATAGCTGCAGCATCACTGTTTTTCTGTTCATAATTGGAACCCCCGACTAATATGGACTATGGCTAATAATTTGTACATTTACAATGCATTTGAAGTCCATGATGCCACACAAATAACATTGACAGTGCTGTGCTCACATAGccatatttgtttgtgtgtatagggtactttaataaaaagaaactaCTATTTTCTATCTTGATTTGAGTTTTTTGGTTAATTGCATATTACAACTTTGATCTTGGTTGagttaatttagtttaattattttcaaattcCCCACCATGTGTGCTGTAATAACTAGAATAGCTATGCTTTGTGTGTTAATGAATGAgtgtatgttttattcattgtcGATAACACTGATGGAAACGTTCAACTTGACTGTTGGTAGTGTGTTTAAACCAGTAGTACTCTCACCACAACCAGGCCCCAGATGTGGAGACTTACATGTGGTTCCTGTGGTctcacatagacacacacatcgACACACACGCTGTCCAGATCACtcagttaacacacacacacagttacagagtTATAGGACTGAGTAGGTACAGACAGGAAACACTCATGTCAACATTGGTCTCGATGGATATGACAAACAATACAACTGATAGATTTAGTAAAGTCAAACTTATTTATGTTCACTATTCTGGCTCTTAAATGCTTCACTAAACTTCATTTTAAGTTATGTGGAAAACCTATTTACTAAGCAATATTGCGAGTCGGGGTACTGCAGTATTTTGTTTCATCCCTAAAGCATAAATCTCTATTTGGATCCATCATTAAAAACGCTGTCTGCAGTGTGTTATAATGATTCGAGTACTTTCTCAAAGTCTCACCTTCTGGATAACAGTCCAATATCCCTTCTGGATCCAGCAGTGGATACCCATATTCATCTGTTTTGGAGAAGGTTCCAGGTGGACAGGTGGGGTAAAGTGGTGCAGTGGTAGAGTCTATGATCCATTCAGTGGTGGTGGGTTCAGGCGTGGTAGTAGGAGCcgtggtggtggtagtggtggtggtggtggtgatccTGTGGTGAGGACGGTCCAAGCCAAGTACAGGTTTCCCTCCAACCATGAGGACCTTGTCTTTGGGGTTTACAACAGGCTGGCTGTCTCGGCCATGGCCAAACAGAGCCATGCCGTCCTGGTTTACCAGGGGACTGCCCATGTGGTCTGGTGGTTGGTGGAGTGGAGGAGCAAGGATGAGGTGAAACAGAATATTCATGACTTTGTCTTGAAAAGTAAGCTAATAATGAGAATGATTAAAGCACATATTCAAGCGGTATGTTTAAATATCATATAAGATTGACTGAAGCATATCACCAAAAATCGTGCGTCCATCCTCTCCAAGCACCACTCTCTTAGGTTTGCCCTGGGAGTCCTGGAGAACTTGTCCATCCTGGTTCATAAGCACCCCCCGCTCAAAGTCTACCACCTGGAGAGACCAAAATATAGCCAAcatgcttagcttagcacaaagactggaaacagggggaagtccaaaggtaacaaactCTGCcgaccagcacctctaaagctcacttacTAACATGTTATAACTTGTTTGTTCAATCCATATAAAGAAAGCGTATTTATTGGAAAGGCACAGTAAATCCCTGGAGTTTTGTCGTCACTACCTTGGACATATCCAAGTTAGCTGTTTCCCCCATTTCCCCCAAGTTAGGCTAACCATCTGTGGCTCACATTTTCCACATAGATATGAGAGTGGCACCAATCTTTTCATATAACTCAACAAGAAAGttaaataagtgtatttcctaaaatgttgaattattacAATCTACAGTATTTGATGCTACAACAAGCAAGTTACACGAGAATGTACTCAAGAATAATATGCTCCACAATTTTAGATTTAAGTATAGATAAAATCAGCTCATTAAACATAGTTACCCATTTGTTTCCATCAGGTCCTGTGATAAACCTTTGACCAACGGCCTTGCTGGTTCCATGAGAGGAAGAGGACTCTTTGTCACTTGTTGCTGTCAGATTGGGTCGTCCATTTTTTCCTAACGATTATATGATTTAAGGAAAGTCATTTTGTTACTAAATAATTTACTGATTACAGAATCATACatatacaaattataatttAACTTTTTGCTCAAGAAAATCCTTGCACCTTTTGAGTAATACAGTAGCAGGCAGTGGCAGCTACTTAAAATCACATGCAGTTTACTGATGGAATTTACCGTTTCCATTGGCAGGCTTGATTTGTTCTCCAGTGTTTGGTTTCCCTCTAACAATCGGATAGCGAGTCCGAACCCCCTGGCGCTGAAAGTTGTCTCTAGATGATGACGAAGATGTTGAGGACGACGATGTAGACTGGGAGTTGCCTCCATTTAACCCCCCTGTCTTTGTCACAGTATTGCCACTGACAAGGTCACGATCTGTGGTCAAAACTGGCTGGGGAACAtttgaggaagaagaggagtcAGATAATGATGAGGAGGCATCAGACGTTGAAGAACCCAGTCTTGAGTTCTGTGCTGGCTGTGGTCTGATAGGAAGCTTAGATCCACCAAACTGCCTGTTTGCAATGAGAGGAGAGCGGCCCCTCCCGTTCACCCCCGTACCAGGACGGCGAAAAGATGACGTACCTCCTGATGGGGAGCCAGGTCTTGTCCTGGAAGAAGTTTCCCTTGTATCCACACTATCATTGTCCTCTATATTTCTGTTAGTTGAAGTTTTTGTAGGATTTTTTTGGAGCGCTGTGGCATCTGAAACTTTATCATTGTTTCCACTGATTTCTCTACTTCTTTCATGGAGATAATCCTCATTATGATCGTTATTATTTGAGGTTCCTCTATGGACCGACTCACTCGAGGCTCCGTGTCCACCTGAGGAAGGATGGGAATCAGAGTTTGAAGAAGTGGCtgctgaagatgatgaagaggatgaggtaGATGGGTTTCTAGCATCACTAGATGCTGTATTTTGATTGGTTAAAGAAGGCTTAACTGaacccacccccaccccatTCTTTAGTAGGTCGTGAGTCCTTAGATCTTCACTAGTCTCCTGTATCGTGGACactcctgcagcacctgcaGCCCCTGAAACCCTAGTGGGTGTCCCCCTCGAGATGGATCTGCCAGCCCCCAAGGAGGATGATGTCCTGGTAAAGGGGGTTTTACCCTCCTGCCTTGAAGATGAAGCTCTCGTCCCTGATCCAAACCTGCCTGGGTAACGGCTAGCTAGCCAAGGGAACCTTTCAGCAAATGAGGGGTTCATTCTGGTACGAGGAACCACAGGTTTTTCATTACTACTTTtgctcctttcctcttcctcccctctctcctgctctgtggGTTGTGGTTTAGAGCTTGAAGTAGGCTCTTCAACTTTGGTTAATTCTgcgtctgtgtttttgtaattacTGTCATCATTTCCCTCTCTGTATGTTGTGTCTCGCTCAGGTGATGTGCGTGaactctgtgtgttgtgtgaagtTGCAGAACTTTGAGATCCTCTGAGTGAAGTTGACTGAGAAGAGCCTGCAGAGTCTGTGTTGGATGGGTGGTTTGAGCTGCGCTGTGAAGTGGATGGCTTGGTGCCCGAGCTCTGCGAAGTTGTAGAGCCTTCAGACCTAGACCCTGATGTGGACTGAGATTTGTCAGAATTATATGCATCTGATGTTGCCTGACTTTGGGTTGCACTTCCTGAAGGGGACCTGGATGTGGCTGAATTTAAAGTATGGGATGTTCCATGGTTTTGAGTCCTGTCTGGTAAAGTGGACTGTGACGCTGAACTACGTGTGTTTGAAGTTCTGCTTGGTAAGTTTGACTGTGAGGTGAGGGCAGGTTTGTAACCATTCAGCATTCGAGTTGTATTCCCTCGAAACAAAAGCCCATGATGTCTTCTATTGTAACCATATCTAGAGCCCGACCCAGACCCAATGGTGCGCCCCACTGAAGCCGAACCTCTCACAACAGATGCAGCGTCTGTCTGCTGAGAATTGGTCTCTTTTAAAACTGTAGAGGAGGCTTTTGCGTGTGTTATGCTGGCCTTATCGAAGGAGTCTTTGCTCTCTGGGTATGTGGAAGCCACATAGTCCTTTCTACTGGCTGCCGACTCTTGAATACTTGAAGAGGAGGACAATGAGGTTGTCGAaggtgaggatgatgatgatgaagaggaagtaGAAGATGAGGAGGAATTGGAAGAAGTGGCAGAAGATGAggagggtgaagaagaagaagatgaagaggaggaagcagcCTTGGATCCTGGTTTTTGATGGACCCTGATCTTAATGGGCCTTCTGGGCGGTGGATTGGGACGGCGTTTAGTTGGGGAGGGTGTCAAAACTTTGAGGCTGGGGGTCTCAGTAGTCAGAGGCTCTTCATCATATCCACCTTCATCTTCAAATTCAGGGGAAACATCGTTGACTGGTTCTTTTGTCTCTGGTACAACCTCCATGGTTGTCGTCTCTTCTACTGGAGATGCCGTTGTGGgcattttctcctcttcttcctctttctcatcTTCTCTATCTTGAGCTCTTCCTTTGGATGACCCTCTGTTCACTGCCTGTCTGACTGAGCCCCTTACAGAGGAGAAGATGCCGTGATAGGAGCGTGACTGGGAAAGTGGACGTCCACGCCTGTTGACAGGTGCAGCAGGGCGTGGTTGAGGGGTTGTGGTTGGTTCTTTTGTCACCTGTGTTGACTGGAGGTCTAATTCTTCATGGTCAGTATCCTGTTTGGAAGGGGTGTGGCTAGTCCTGCGGCTGTCCTTGGTTTTTGAGATCGATGAGGCAGCACTGCTGGCTGGCAGTAGACAAAAATTGGAATTTAGGATTAATCAAATTGTGATTTGTGATGTTGTCGAATTGTGAAaactcacatactgtatacagtaaaCTGTGCTTACATCCTGGCATGACAACACTGAGGACCTTGCTCTGTGGTCCCTGACCCCTCCTGTTGGTGGCTCTAATCTTGAAGATGTACCGTTCTCCCGGTGTGAGGCCATCTAAGGTGGCTGTAGTGCTGCTGCTACGGTACGTCACACTTTTCATTCCAAATGGCTTCATAGCAGGAGCATAAGACAGGATGTACTCTGTGTGGAGGTAGAGCATGAACAACTGTTGTGAAGAGAGGAAGTGTGAACGTTCaggagaacatttaaaaaaacaaatggcctTTAAAAATCTTAATTCAAAAGCCCTTTTTCCAACAAATGCATGTAACAAGTAGAACATCAATTAGTCCTGTGTCCTCCGCACTCTGGACATGACTGAGAtgtatttttactatttactatttttattattatgtgtacCAGTGTTGGAATaaacttaaagtaccaaaagtaaaagtactcattgtgcagaatggcccatttcagtaTGATATATATTCTGAAAttgtattaaaaaacattaacttaagtaaatgtacttaaatgcACCACTGGTGTGTACTAATcaaattacattattacattattattacaaattCACGACCACTGGAGCGCACTAATATAGGGTGCACTATTAtatgagaagaaaaataaaacaccaagGATATATTGATTtgttagtaaaaataaattcatataTTCCTCCTGGCCTGACCTCTTATCCTCCCATTGGGTTCTTCAGGTGGATCCCATGTTGCTATAACAGCAGTTCCTTTCCCTCGTAGTGGCTTGACCTCGAAGTTCTCTGGTGGCCCAGATGGTGCTAGCACGTGAGGAAAACACAAGTGAATGGAGAGACACAGTGAGcggaggagcagcaggacaGAAACCAGAAGCAGCGTTGAGGGAACAGGGTGAGGAAATTGCTGCTTAAGAATGTAAAAACAGCGAGTCGGTGCCAGGAGGCTTCAACTGAGGGAAGCACTGCTGCCATACATTGTCAGGAACCTCCCCTTGAAATCAAGTATGGAACGGCAGATGGATATCTGAGCTGTGAGCCAGGCAGTAAATGTTGACATTCCAGTGAACCGCAGCTCAGGAGCTACTAGGACATGGTACAAAAGCAGCAATCAtgacagagctgcagccaaagCTGGAATTAAATATCAAATGGGAATAATAGGAAGTGAATGTGTTGAAGTGTGGTATGAGGAAATGAGTAGAAAAGAGCTTGCAGAGTCATGCAAGTATAAAGTCTCTTTTCAAATTCTTAGGAACACTTCTGTTGACTGACTACTCGTCACTTTTCCTACATTGCAACCTAAAAAAATGATATTCTATAAGCAATTCTCAGCAGACAGTGGTTGTATGTGCGTACCTGACTCAGGGGTCCTCTGAAAGACGGAGACGCTCCACTTTCCATGATTTTCTGCCTGAGAGATTCTGACAGAGAACTCATACATGCCGTCAGCAGACAGGGTGTCTATCAACAGCCTCCTCTGGGTGCTGTCCTTGTACTCCCAGCGTGCGGACTCACCCTTCTCCCTATACCTAATCGTGTAGGATCTGGGTTAAGACAAAATAGGCATGTTATATTTCAGTGGTAATGGTTAGCATTCTCTCTTAGTCAGTCAATCTTTGTCTTTAATTCACTTTCTTTCACAGATCCCACCTGATAACCCCGGGCTCGACCTTCCCCATCTCAACAGCAGGGTCAACCCAGGAGATGAGGACCGACTGAGGAGACATAACCCTGACACCGATGTCCCGGGCCTCGTACTCTGGTGGCTctggacaacacacacaggcacacacaaagAATTGTCTAGCTCCAAAATCACCTCAAAGATCATTGAATTTGGTTATTGGTCGGCCTCTggttttacacattttgtctAACATGACCACCAAATCAAAACACGAACATTGAAACACTTGAAAGTTGAATATTGATGAGCTATTTCGAGATATTCACAATGCAAAAAAGAATGGTACTTGTCAAGAGGAACGCAGTAATTCTCTATAAACCTGCACGTACCTGGTGTGGTTGTTTTGGTTGCGACGGCTCTGTTGGCGGGTGCGCTCCGGCCCAAGGATCTCTGTGCCTGCAGTGACACCACATGAACGGACTCAGATGCTATGAATAGAAAAGGGATACCAGGCAAGGCCAGGGTTTACACTATGGACACTAAAGATGgtacaaactaaatgtatacatttagcTCATCTTCataaaattaaatttaaaaaaatcacaaaataagaGTGCAGTTTGGAAGCTGCCAGTCTTTTCAGCAGCATATTTGATTTGAACTGAAAGCGTTGCCGCTTTAATATGGTGGTTAAGAGAGTAAAATGTGAGT
It encodes:
- the fndc1 gene encoding fibronectin type III domain-containing protein 1 isoform X1, yielding MALAASRTLLALFVTFCAPGCGYSAEKPLRSNNGKQTSVDKGLRDSWEPSIHLDGRPVDRFVISSSKPTRSHRFTKMGKDSRSHLLEDVDPEWVNLDGFAVLGGAPVSNSSAGPARSPQTPARKQPSVQRAARVDRTARTLAVSNTRRAPQSSSGPRQPERALAGAPPLERRRQHHTKPQSDQRNRNTAKLTSESVHVVSLQAQRSLGRSAPANRAVATKTTTPEPPEYEARDIGVRVMSPQSVLISWVDPAVEMGKVEPGVIRSYTIRYREKGESARWEYKDSTQRRLLIDTLSADGMYEFSVRISQAENHGKWSVSVFQRTPESAPSGPPENFEVKPLRGKGTAVIATWDPPEEPNGRIREYILSYAPAMKPFGMKSVTYRSSSTTATLDGLTPGERYIFKIRATNRRGQGPQSKVLSVVMPGSSSAASSISKTKDSRRTSHTPSKQDTDHEELDLQSTQVTKEPTTTPQPRPAAPVNRRGRPLSQSRSYHGIFSSVRGSVRQAVNRGSSKGRAQDREDEKEEEEEKMPTTASPVEETTTMEVVPETKEPVNDVSPEFEDEGGYDEEPLTTETPSLKVLTPSPTKRRPNPPPRRPIKIRVHQKPGSKAASSSSSSSSSPSSSSATSSNSSSSSTSSSSSSSSPSTTSLSSSSSIQESAASRKDYVASTYPESKDSFDKASITHAKASSTVLKETNSQQTDAASVVRGSASVGRTIGSGSGSRYGYNRRHHGLLFRGNTTRMLNGYKPALTSQSNLPSRTSNTRSSASQSTLPDRTQNHGTSHTLNSATSRSPSGSATQSQATSDAYNSDKSQSTSGSRSEGSTTSQSSGTKPSTSQRSSNHPSNTDSAGSSQSTSLRGSQSSATSHNTQSSRTSPERDTTYREGNDDSNYKNTDAELTKVEEPTSSSKPQPTEQERGEEEERSKSSNEKPVVPRTRMNPSFAERFPWLASRYPGRFGSGTRASSSRQEGKTPFTRTSSSLGAGRSISRGTPTRVSGAAGAAGVSTIQETSEDLRTHDLLKNGVGVGSVKPSLTNQNTASSDARNPSTSSSSSSSAATSSNSDSHPSSGGHGASSESVHRGTSNNNDHNEDYLHERSREISGNNDKVSDATALQKNPTKTSTNRNIEDNDSVDTRETSSRTRPGSPSGGTSSFRRPGTGVNGRGRSPLIANRQFGGSKLPIRPQPAQNSRLGSSTSDASSSLSDSSSSSNVPQPVLTTDRDLVSGNTVTKTGGLNGGNSQSTSSSSTSSSSSRDNFQRQGVRTRYPIVRGKPNTGEQIKPANGNGKNGRPNLTATSDKESSSSHGTSKAVGQRFITGPDGNKWVVDFERGVLMNQDGQVLQDSQGKPKRVVLGEDGRTIFDHMGSPLVNQDGMALFGHGRDSQPVVNPKDKVLMVGGKPVLGLDRPHHRITTTTTTTTTTAPTTTPEPTTTEWIIDSTTAPLYPTCPPGTFSKTDEYGYPLLDPEGILDCYPEEESSGMEMDHMVTLTDALALKEDEFLVQTTLPPSTTTTTSTTSTTEIPTPEPDTRPSNHGPSSELDLSGKKRFTAPYVNYIRKDLASPCSLTEALEYLQVDVLQDLIEKDILAANQKQPPKDKPHNFTVVAMEGCHSFIILDWGRPMKDDMVSGYMVHSASYDDILNNRWSSRPSSGTHLAVENLKPNSRYYFKVQAKNVFGLGPVSNTLTYVTESDDPLLIERPPGGEPIWIPFTFKYNSAHSSCTGSQYVKRTWYRKFVGVVLCNSLRYKIFMGDGLRDPFYSIGDTFGQGEDHCQFVDSYRDGRTGPAYLSNNLPSAQGFYRAYRQQQVSFGVVGRRTPHPFVGWYECGVPIPGKW
- the fndc1 gene encoding fibronectin type III domain-containing protein 1 isoform X2, encoding MALAASRTLLALFVTFCAPGCGYSAEKPLRSNNGKQTSVDKGLRDSWEPSIHLDGRPVDRFVISSSKPTRSHRFTKMGKDSRSHLLEDVDPEWVNLDGFAVLGGAPVSNSSAGPARSPQTPARKQPSVQRAARVDRTARTLAVSNTRRAPQSSSGPRQPERALAGAPPLERRRQHHTKPQSDQRNRNTAKLTSESVHVVSLQAQRSLGRSAPANRAVATKTTTPEPPEYEARDIGVRVMSPQSVLISWVDPAVEMGKVEPGVIRSYTIRYREKGESARWEYKDSTQRRLLIDTLSADGMYEFSVRISQAENHGKWSVSVFQRTPESAPSGPPENFEVKPLRGKGTAVIATWDPPEEPNGRIREYILSYAPAMKPFGMKSVTYRSSSTTATLDGLTPGERYIFKIRATNRRGQGPQSKVLSVVMPGSSSAASSISKTKDSRRTSHTPSKQDTDHEELDLQSTQVTKEPTTTPQPRPAAPVNRRGRPLSQSRSYHGIFSSVRGSVRQAVNRGSSKGRAQDREDEKEEEEEKMPTTASPVEETTTMEVVPETKEPVNDVSPEFEDEGGYDEEPLTTETPSLKVLTPSPTKRRPNPPPRRPIKIRVHQKPGSKAASSSSSSSSSPSSSSATSSNSSSSSTSSSSSSSSPSTTSLSSSSSIQESAASRKDYVASTYPESKDSFDKASITHAKASSTVLKETNSQQTDAASVVRGSASVGRTIGSGSGSRYGYNRRHHGLLFRGNTTRMLNGYKPALTSQSNLPSRTSNTRSSASQSTLPDRTQNHGTSHTLNSATSRSPSGSATQSQATSDAYNSDKSQSTSGSRSEGSTTSQSSGTKPSTSQRSSNHPSNTDSAGSSQSTSLRGSQSSATSHNTQSSRTSPERDTTYREGNDDSNYKNTDAELTKVEEPTSSSKPQPTEQERGEEEERSKSSNEKPVVPRTRMNPSFAERFPWLASRYPGRFGSGTRASSSRQEGKTPFTRTSSSLGAGRSISRGTPTRVSGAAGAAGVSTIQETSEDLRTHDLLKNGVGVGSVKPSLTNQNTASSDARNPSTSSSSSSSAATSSNSDSHPSSGGHGASSESVHRGTSNNNDHNEDYLHERSREISGNNDKVSDATALQKNPTKTSTNRNIEDNDSVDTRETSSRTRPGSPSGGTSSFRRPGTGVNGRGRSPLIANRQFGGSKLPIRPQPAQNSRLGSSTSDASSSLSDSSSSSNVPQPVLTTDRDLVSGNTVTKTGGLNGGNSQSTSSSSTSSSSSRDNFQRQGVRTRYPIVRGKPNTGEQIKPANGNGKNGRPNLTATSDKESSSSHGTSKAVGQRFITGPDGNKWVVDFERGVLMNQDGQVLQDSQGKPKRVVLGEDGRTIFDHMGSPLVNQDGMALFGHGRDSQPVVNPKDKVLMVGGKPVLGLDRPHHRITTTTTTTTTTAPTTTPEPTTTEWIIDSTTAPLYPTCPPGTFSKTDEYGYPLLDPEGILDCYPEDEFLVQTTLPPSTTTTTSTTSTTEIPTPEPDTRPSNHGPSSELDLSGKKRFTAPYVNYIRKDLASPCSLTEALEYLQVDVLQDLIEKDILAANQKQPPKDKPHNFTVVAMEGCHSFIILDWGRPMKDDMVSGYMVHSASYDDILNNRWSSRPSSGTHLAVENLKPNSRYYFKVQAKNVFGLGPVSNTLTYVTESDDPLLIERPPGGEPIWIPFTFKYNSAHSSCTGSQYVKRTWYRKFVGVVLCNSLRYKIFMGDGLRDPFYSIGDTFGQGEDHCQFVDSYRDGRTGPAYLSNNLPSAQGFYRAYRQQQVSFGVVGRRTPHPFVGWYECGVPIPGKW